The Paenibacillus tianjinensis genome has a window encoding:
- a CDS encoding carbohydrate ABC transporter permease has protein sequence MTNNEISKFTNLLLHLIFIILTITCLLPIVLVFMISITDYDTIVLNGYQFFPEKFSLEAYSYIFKDYTVIVKAYGVSIFVTVIGTLLSVFISSLYAYPISRTDFKYRGIFAFLIFFTMLFGGGLVPWYMVYTQVLDLKNSVWALIVPMLLSPFNVLIMKTYFQMSVPPALIEASKIDGAGELRTFFRIVFPLSLPVFATIGLFNTLHYWNDWFNSMIFITDTDLYSLQYLMYKMISQADYLSRNGALIQGSATELAKLPGETIRMAMALIGIGPIVLAYPFFQRYFIRGLTLGSIKG, from the coding sequence GTGACCAATAATGAAATCTCTAAATTTACGAATCTGCTGCTCCACCTTATATTTATCATCCTGACGATCACCTGCCTGCTGCCGATTGTACTGGTCTTCATGATCTCCATTACCGATTACGATACGATTGTGCTGAATGGTTATCAATTTTTCCCGGAGAAGTTCAGTCTGGAGGCGTACAGCTATATCTTTAAGGATTATACCGTCATTGTAAAAGCCTACGGGGTGTCTATCTTCGTCACAGTGATCGGTACACTGCTGAGTGTATTTATCTCTTCGCTGTATGCGTATCCGATTTCCCGGACGGACTTCAAATACCGCGGCATTTTTGCCTTTCTGATTTTTTTTACAATGCTGTTCGGCGGGGGCCTGGTGCCCTGGTACATGGTGTACACGCAGGTGCTCGATCTCAAAAACTCGGTCTGGGCGCTGATCGTTCCGATGCTGCTCTCTCCGTTCAATGTGCTGATAATGAAAACCTATTTCCAGATGTCCGTGCCGCCGGCACTGATCGAAGCCTCCAAAATTGACGGGGCCGGCGAGCTGAGAACCTTTTTCCGGATTGTTTTCCCGCTGTCCCTGCCGGTCTTCGCCACGATTGGGCTGTTCAACACCCTGCATTACTGGAACGACTGGTTCAACAGCATGATCTTCATTACCGATACCGATCTTTATTCCCTGCAGTATCTGATGTACAAAATGATCTCCCAGGCGGACTATTTGAGCCGCAACGGGGCTTTGATCCAAGGCTCGGCCACCGAGCTGGCCAAACTTCCGGGGGAGACGATCCGCATGGCGATGGCCCTGATCGGGATTGGTCCGATTGTGCTGGCGTATCCGTTTTTCCAGCGCTATTTCATCAGAGGCTTAACGCTCGGCTCCATTAAAGGCTAA